Proteins found in one Malassezia vespertilionis chromosome 5, complete sequence genomic segment:
- a CDS encoding uncharacterized protein (EggNog:ENOG503P52D; COG:S), with protein MDAAPPVFLAVDSGGTKTQACIANVNGDIIGTGIAGPSNYAALGPVEWTAVIMEAIRGAKRETKGRFARAWIGSAGVTCNTDEKEAAAHIASTLCIPLDTVQVTNDTQLLCTHLATKGIVVIAGTGSVVQAFQKDTHGLFAPILRVGGLGPLLGDEGGGFGVGREALRAVLYEEPGTERLLAAILDSWHLVSKEELLAASYAHIGKFGIRATQSHIAALTPCVFALAFDKKDDTALAAVKVQATELARQIARAVLAILLCSSTSSRSEASNLRM; from the exons GGCGTGCATTGCGAATGTCAATGGCGATATCATCGGGACAGGGATTGCAGGCCCAAGCAACTACGCGGCCCTCGGGCCTGTCGAATGGACCGCCGTCATTATGGAAGCCATCCGgggcgcaaagcgcgagACAAAAGGacgttttgcgcgcgcttggatcgGCTCTGCCGGTGTGACGTGCAACACTGACGAGAAAGAGGCAGCTGCACACATTGCCAGCACCCTTTGCATCCCGCTGGATACCGTACAAGTAACCAATGATACGCAACTCTTGTGCACCCATCTAGCTACCAAAGGAATTGTTGTCATTGCAGGTACGGGCAGCGTCGTCCAAGCGTTCCAAAAAGACACCCATGGATTATTTGCACCAATACTACGTGTAGGGGGGCTTGGCCCTTTGCTGGGCGACGAAGGCGGCGGTTTTGGTGTCGgccgcgaagcgctgcgtgcagtACTGTACGAAGAGCCCGGCACAGAGCGATTGCTTGCAGCCATCCTGGATTCGTGGCATCTTGTGTCCAAAGAGGAGCTTCTGGCCGCTTCATATGCACATATTGGAAAATTTGGTATCCGTGCTACACAATCGCATATTGCTGCACTCACGCCGTGCGTATTTGCTCTGGCTTTTGACAAAAAAGACGACACTGCGCTGGCCGCGGTAAAAGTCCAAGCTACAGAACTGGCGCGGCAaattgcgcgtgcagtgctAGC TATACTGCTCTGCTCTTCGAcctcctcgcgcagcgaggcaTCCAATTTGCGCATGTAG